In Kordiimonas sp. SCSIO 12610, the following are encoded in one genomic region:
- a CDS encoding radical SAM protein, with the protein MDGSIKTGGSDLDNWLYTPKGEKRGYIQPHALKELWFHTGTACNLACPFCLEGSKPGDTRLGLVKFEDAKPFIDEALAMGVEQFSFTGGEPFIAKDIVKILLYAAQFKPCMVLTNATAPLLSRLAQVEMLQETKFPVSFRVSLDHYEAEKHDEGRGKGSFDSAVIGIRALLERGFNVSIARHMTEGEDSAAVDAIYHDLVGDMGFDQPPRIVAFPEFNTPFSEADVPQITENCMTEFHTEAGRRDFMCAFSKMVVKEDGKMRVYACTLVDDNKDYDLGGSLDEAMKARVMLGHHRCYSCFAYGASCSEA; encoded by the coding sequence ATGGATGGGTCGATCAAAACTGGTGGGTCTGATTTGGACAACTGGTTATACACCCCAAAGGGTGAAAAACGCGGTTATATTCAACCGCATGCGCTGAAGGAACTTTGGTTTCATACGGGTACAGCGTGTAATCTGGCATGCCCGTTTTGCCTTGAAGGATCAAAACCTGGTGATACCCGTTTGGGGCTTGTGAAATTTGAGGATGCAAAACCATTTATCGATGAAGCCCTCGCGATGGGGGTCGAGCAATTTTCCTTTACCGGCGGCGAACCCTTTATCGCCAAAGATATTGTAAAAATTCTTCTTTATGCTGCGCAGTTTAAACCTTGTATGGTGCTGACAAACGCGACGGCGCCTCTGTTATCAAGGCTTGCTCAGGTGGAAATGCTTCAGGAAACCAAATTCCCTGTGTCCTTCAGGGTAAGTCTGGATCATTATGAAGCCGAAAAACATGATGAAGGCCGCGGCAAAGGCAGTTTTGATTCCGCAGTTATCGGTATTCGGGCCCTTCTGGAACGCGGGTTTAATGTATCGATCGCGCGCCATATGACAGAGGGTGAAGACAGTGCTGCTGTTGATGCGATTTATCATGACCTTGTAGGTGATATGGGGTTTGATCAACCGCCCCGTATCGTTGCTTTTCCCGAGTTTAATACGCCGTTCAGCGAAGCAGATGTCCCGCAAATAACCGAAAATTGCATGACCGAATTTCATACCGAAGCGGGTCGGCGTGATTTTATGTGTGCCTTCTCTAAAATGGTTGTCAAAGAAGACGGTAAAATGCGGGTTTATGCCTGTACTCTGGTTGATGACAATAAGGATTATGACCTTGGTGGGTCATTGGATGAAGCAATGAAGGCACGGGTTATGCTTGGGCACCATCGTTGTTATAGCTGTTTTGCCTATGGCGCATCCTGTAGTGAAGCCTGA
- a CDS encoding glycosyltransferase family 2 protein, which produces MIEDKHISVLIPALNEAETIPLLLEAIPEYVDHILVVDNGSSDDTAILAEAGGAAVVSESTMGYGQACLTGIKALPRTDIIVFLDADFCEDPSMIKTLCEPIIHSKADMALGSRMHKAARHALTFPQRFGNAFACMLMNLFWGSNYTDLGPFRAITPKALNSLNMQDPDFGWTVEMQISAAKLGLDILEINVPYRDRLFGKSKISGTISGVFNAGSKILYVIARELLRGEPKAIPNAKKANPY; this is translated from the coding sequence ATGATTGAAGACAAGCATATTTCGGTTTTGATCCCTGCACTCAATGAAGCTGAGACAATTCCTCTGCTGCTTGAAGCGATACCCGAGTATGTTGACCATATCTTAGTCGTTGATAACGGCTCTAGCGACGATACAGCAATACTCGCGGAGGCTGGCGGCGCGGCAGTAGTATCAGAGTCGACTATGGGATATGGCCAAGCTTGCCTTACAGGAATAAAAGCGCTGCCGAGAACAGATATCATTGTTTTTCTTGACGCTGATTTCTGTGAAGACCCAAGCATGATCAAAACCTTGTGTGAGCCCATCATTCATTCAAAAGCAGACATGGCCCTTGGAAGCCGTATGCATAAGGCTGCGCGCCATGCCCTTACCTTCCCGCAGCGGTTTGGAAATGCCTTTGCCTGCATGCTGATGAATTTATTTTGGGGTAGCAATTATACGGATTTAGGCCCGTTCCGCGCGATAACACCAAAGGCACTCAATTCGCTTAACATGCAAGATCCAGACTTTGGTTGGACGGTTGAAATGCAAATTAGTGCGGCCAAACTCGGGCTTGATATCCTGGAAATCAACGTACCCTACCGTGACAGACTTTTTGGTAAATCAAAAATTTCCGGCACGATTAGCGGTGTTTTCAATGCCGGTAGCAAAATACTCTATGTCATAGCCCGCGAGTTATTGCGCGGCGAACCCAAAGCCATACCAAACGCTAAAAAAGCAAATCCGTACTAA